GTTGCGCGCCTTGAGATCAAGCTTGCCGAGCGCCTTGTCGCCGACATGAAAATCATCGACCGAGAGACTCATGCCGGGCAAGGAATTGAGCAGGGCACTGCCGCTCTCGCTGCTTTCCGCCGCCGGGCGCACGATCAGGCGCTTGAAATTGCCTTCGACCCAGCCTTCGCCGGCGCTCTTCCAGAAAATATCGCCGACCGCCTCGCGCGTGTTGAGGCCGATCTGCCAGCCGCCGTCGCGCGGGCGCAAGGTCGTTTCAACCTGGCTGTAATCGCGCCCCATCAGGTGCAGGCGCGGCGTTTTCAGAAAAACGCTGTTCAGGGCGAGTCCACCGCTGGCCGCGCCATCGGCACCATTGGCATCGGGCAGGAAGTGCTTCCAGGCATCGGCGTCGATCTGCGGCACCGCAACGCGCACCGCCAGCCCCTTGTCGGGCAGGCGCGGTTCGGCATCGCCGACCGCGAAGACGCCACGCTCCCAGTTGTCGCCGCGGCGCACAACCAGGCCCTGCGCCACCTTGCCCAGGGTGATCTTGTACTGCTCGCGCGTCGCATCCGGCGCCGTGCGCTCGATGCGTAGCGGCAAGGCCATGGTGGCGTTCTTGTTGAGCGGCTCGGGCAGGGGCGAACTGACGCCGAGCAAATCGGAGTCGATGACGACATCGGCGTTGCGCTTGCGAATGGCGATATCGGCCTTCCAGCCGGAACTGCCGCTCAGGTGATTGATCAGCGGAAAGCCGAAGTGCTTGCTCACTTCGCCGATATTGGCGGTACCGCTGGCCTGGACGGCGACCTTGTCGCCGATATTTTTGACCTGCACCCGGGCCGGGCCGCCGAACAGGCGACCATTGATGTCATGCGCAATGATGCTCCTTTCAGTCAGTTGCAGCCGGCCGTTGACCTGGGTCAGCGGCGGCAGGCCGGCGAGCGGCTGCACCTGGTTGTTCTGGAACTGGTAGTCGCCGCGCATGCGGGTATCGAGGGCGTGACGCAGCGGAATATCGAGTTCCAGATTGAGTCGACCGTTGCCACTCGCCTTCATGCCGTCGGTAAAGCGATCGATGCTGTCGGCGACCGGACTCTGCTCGATGAAACGCAGGAACTCGCCGGTCGGCCCCTGCGCGACGCCGCGCACGAAGAGCATTTCCTCGTGCGACTCGAAATCGGGAATCTCGACCGTGACGCCGGACAGCCTGGCGCCCAGTATCGTTCCCTGGCTGGCATTGACCTTCATGCCGACACCGAAACTCATTTCGCCATCGACATTCTCGATCACCGGCCAGCCCGGCGCGTAGTCGATCTTCGCGCCCGCCGCCTTGGCGGTGACCAGGAACTGGCCACCCTTGCCGTCGCGGAAGGGGAAGTCCTTGAGGTTGCCCTTGAGCACCAGCTTGCCGTCATAACCACGACCGCCAACGATGCCGCGGCGCAGCCAGGCGCGCGCATCGGCATTGACGGCATGCGGCATGAAACGCCAGACGGCCCGCCCGTCGCCCCGGTCGACCGTCGCCTGGAGGTCGATTTCACCCGGTCCGTCACCGCTGTAGCGATAGCTGCCACGCGCCGAACCGGCCGCTTCCGGACCCGCGAACTCGAGCTTGTCGAGCTTGATATCGGCAACCGCGCCATTGATTTTCCAGCTGGCCTTGGCCTTCAGCGTATCGAGCGCAATATCGGGTTCGGGAAACACGGCCGGCAAGGAGATTCCGGAGCTCCCCGAATCCAGCGCCATCTCGCCGCCCTTTTCGTTCGCATCGATCAGCCCGGACAAGCCGCTGGCGCCCGGCACATAACCGCTGGCGACCAGCCCGAGCTGGCTGAAAGCAGCTTTCAGCGCATAGCGCCGCAGGACATCGCCTTCCAGCGCCCAACTCGTCCGCAATTCGGTTATCCGGCCCTGCGGCCGGTGCTTTTGCAACAACTCGCGACTCTGCGCATCAAGCGGCATGTAGGCAGCCAGACTGCCAAGCACCGCCAGATCAAGGAAACTGGCGCGAGCATTGCCGCTGATCGCCAATGTTTGCGGATCGTGCTGCCATTCGACCTGGAAATCGGTCGGCGCAACGCGCATGCCTTCCTGCGTCAGCAACTCGAGCTTCTGCCCGCTCACCGCCCAGGCCTCGCCCTTGTAGCGGCCTTCCAGGCGACCGCGCATGCTTGCCAGATTGAGCTCCGGCAACTTGCGGCCGAGCCGGATGCGGACTTCTTCCAGGGCAAAATCGGTGGTCAACTTGCCGCCACCATCGGCGAAATCGCCCCAGACGCGCAGCGCGCCCCGGCCGCGCGGCAGATGCACGGGATAATCAACCCAGCTGCGCCAGCCGGCGAGGTCGGCATAGTCGAGTTCGACGAACAACTTGCCGGACAGGTCGGCCAGCACTTCGCCAATCTCGCCGCGCACCTCGCCGCGAATGTCGATGCGCGCCGCAAGTTCGGCCGGTGGCGCCGCCGAAAGGCCGAAGCGATGGCGGCGACCGCTGTTGTCCAGCCCGAATTGCAGATCTTCGAGAATGAGCGGCGGCGCCTGACGCAGGCGGTCGTCCCAGACGATGGTCGCGTCGCGGACGCGGATATGTTTCTGCTGCAGCACCCATTCGGCAAAGGCCGGATCGCTGTCACCCTCGGTCGCCATGCCGGCGACGCTAATCTTGCCGTTGCTTTCGCGCCGCACATGCAGCACCGGCCCCTCGAAGGAAAGCAGGGACAAGGTCGGCTGCAGACGCCACAGGCTCTGCCAGGAAAGCACGCTCTCGACGCGGGTGAGCGAAAAGGCCGGCTGACCGAGACGATCGGACACGGTCACATCGTCGAGCACGAGATCCGGATTGAGCCCCCGCCAGCGCGCCTCGATTTTGCCGATTTTGACCGGTTGACCGACAGCACGCGTCGCCGCCTGCTCGATTTCTGCCTGGTAGTCGCCAACCTTGGGCAGCACGACATAGCGCAAGGCCAGGACCAGCCCGACAAACAGCAGCCACAGCACGAACAGGCTCCAGCCCAGGACGCGCAAGCCGCGCGCCACGGCCGGCCGGGCCAGCCAGGGCCACAACCAGTGCAGGCGGTGATAGACGCCCTCCCGGATTTCCTGCCGGGTCAGCGGGCTATTCACGCGGCAAACCGTTGTACCGGTGCTGACCGGAAGCGACAGGAATCAAGGGGAAGCGCAGGCTTTTTTGCCGGAGAGGGAAATAGATCACTACAATCGAAGATCAGCTAAAAAGCGCATTCTATCCTTTTCGGCATACGCGCCGATCGAGTAATCATGGACCACACCACGCCCCCCCTCTGGCAGGCCGCCTTCGAGCACAGCCGCTACTTCACCAACCAGTTGCGGGCCCGCCCCGAACTGATCCCGGAACTGCTCGCGACCTGGCAGCAGCCGCTCAGCGAAGACATGCTGCAGGCGCCGCTGCGCGGCCCCTTTGCCGACGACGATGCGGTCAAGTGCAGCTTGCGCCGCCTGCGCCAGCGCGTCATGACCCACCTTGTCTTGCGCGACCTGTGCGGCCTCGCGCCGCTGTCCGAAATCGTCGAGAGCATGACCATGCTGGCCGACGTAACCACCAATTTCGCCCTCGACCACTACCACCGGCAACTCGTCGCCACCTACGGCGAGCCCCTCGACAAGGCCGGCCAGCCGCAGCGCATGCTGGTCATCGGCATGGGCAAGCTCGGTGGGCGCGAACTGAATGTCTCTTCCGACGTCGATTACATCTTCATCTACCCGGAAGACGGCGACACCGCCGGCCCGAAGAGCATCGAGAATTACGACTTCTTCAACCGTCTCGGCAAGCGGGTGATACAGGCGCTCGGCGACATCACCGCCGACGGCCAGGTTTTCCGCGTCGACATGCGCCTGCGCCCGAACGGCGACTCCGGGCCGCTGGTCTGCTCGCTCGACTCGCTGGAAAACTACTTCATCACGCAGGGCCGCGAGTGGGAGCGCTACGCCTGGATCAAGGGCCGCACCATGAATTCCGGCGACAACCTGCAGCCGGCCTGGGTGGCGGCGATGC
The DNA window shown above is from Quatrionicoccus australiensis and carries:
- a CDS encoding YhdP family protein; this encodes MNSPLTRQEIREGVYHRLHWLWPWLARPAVARGLRVLGWSLFVLWLLFVGLVLALRYVVLPKVGDYQAEIEQAATRAVGQPVKIGKIEARWRGLNPDLVLDDVTVSDRLGQPAFSLTRVESVLSWQSLWRLQPTLSLLSFEGPVLHVRRESNGKISVAGMATEGDSDPAFAEWVLQQKHIRVRDATIVWDDRLRQAPPLILEDLQFGLDNSGRRHRFGLSAAPPAELAARIDIRGEVRGEIGEVLADLSGKLFVELDYADLAGWRSWVDYPVHLPRGRGALRVWGDFADGGGKLTTDFALEEVRIRLGRKLPELNLASMRGRLEGRYKGEAWAVSGQKLELLTQEGMRVAPTDFQVEWQHDPQTLAISGNARASFLDLAVLGSLAAYMPLDAQSRELLQKHRPQGRITELRTSWALEGDVLRRYALKAAFSQLGLVASGYVPGASGLSGLIDANEKGGEMALDSGSSGISLPAVFPEPDIALDTLKAKASWKINGAVADIKLDKLEFAGPEAAGSARGSYRYSGDGPGEIDLQATVDRGDGRAVWRFMPHAVNADARAWLRRGIVGGRGYDGKLVLKGNLKDFPFRDGKGGQFLVTAKAAGAKIDYAPGWPVIENVDGEMSFGVGMKVNASQGTILGARLSGVTVEIPDFESHEEMLFVRGVAQGPTGEFLRFIEQSPVADSIDRFTDGMKASGNGRLNLELDIPLRHALDTRMRGDYQFQNNQVQPLAGLPPLTQVNGRLQLTERSIIAHDINGRLFGGPARVQVKNIGDKVAVQASGTANIGEVSKHFGFPLINHLSGSSGWKADIAIRKRNADVVIDSDLLGVSSPLPEPLNKNATMALPLRIERTAPDATREQYKITLGKVAQGLVVRRGDNWERGVFAVGDAEPRLPDKGLAVRVAVPQIDADAWKHFLPDANGADGAASGGLALNSVFLKTPRLHLMGRDYSQVETTLRPRDGGWQIGLNTREAVGDIFWKSAGEGWVEGNFKRLIVRPAAESSESGSALLNSLPGMSLSVDDFHVGDKALGKLDLKARNDKGAWNLDQLSLQNPDGSLKGKGVWFNTGKQQTRLDFELNAKDLGKLLDRLGYADTVRRGTAKLTGDLQWSGPLTGIHYPSLTGQLTVQAEKGQFNKLEPGVGKLLGLISLQSLPRRLTLDFRDIFSDGLAFDSINSVLSVKKGIMRTTEPLRIKGPAAHIEMQGETDLRNETQDLQVVVRPEIGNAAAVGVALVNPVVGAATLLANTVLPNPLNPLNRLFSYRYHVTGSWSDPKVDKAGESAPNNKPKPEEEKPPMENDAR